A window of Equus caballus isolate H_3958 breed thoroughbred chromosome 10, TB-T2T, whole genome shotgun sequence contains these coding sequences:
- the LOC100066785 gene encoding sialic acid-binding Ig-like lectin 5 isoform X2, whose amino-acid sequence MSLRVLLLLPVLWRVPMAQNYQLELPESVTVQEGLCVLVACKFSYPWTPFGTPYMFWFRQGMDRNRDPPVATNKPNQKLHENTQGRFFLLGDPQANNCSLSIRDVNMGDSGNYFFHMEKSFTKYSYLDKTFSLNVTALTRRPDIHILGPLESGRPRNLTCSVPWACEQGTPPIFSWTSAAFTSLGPRTLFSSVLTLTPRPQDHSTNLTCQVKFPAAGVTVETTIQLNVTWMLRLLHPSVPDAPQNMAISISQGNSTALMILQNASNLPILEGQAVRLLCVADSNPPAELSWFRGSPALNATPISTSAVLELPRTGTTGGDFTCLARHALGSQTVSVSLSMVYPPQLLGPSCSWEDEGLYCGCSSRAQPAPSLRWRLGEALLEGNSSNASFIITSSSSGPWANSSLSLSWGLSSGLRLSCEASNVHGAQSMTVLLLPGKPEPRAEGVRGAVGGAGIMALLSLCLFLIFRVKTCRKKAAQPVESMDEVSPVESSCSGVSDGTRAPFNNIPGGCPSGRALRYFHIYIQHSWSSTCGHFKLLSNCSDGSASGEISM is encoded by the exons ATGTCGCTGCGGGTGCTGCTGTTGCTGCCTGTGCTGTGGAGAG tgcCCATGGCTCAGAACTACCAGCTGGAGCTGCCAGAGTCCGTGACAGTGCAGGAGGGCCTGTGTGTCCTCGTGGCCTGCAAATTTTCCTACCCGTGGACTCCCTTTGGAACCCCCTACATGTTTTGGTTCCGGCAAGGGATGGATAGAAACCGTGATCCTCCAGTGGCCACAAACAAACCAAACCAGAAGCTGCACGAGAACACCCAGGGCCGGTTCTTCCTCCTCGGAGACCCCCAGGCCAACAACTGCTCCCTGAGCATCAGAGACGTCAACATGGGGGACAGTGGGAATTACTTCTTTCATATGGAGAAATCCTTCACAAAATACTCATATCTAGATAAGACATTCTCTCTGAATGTGACAG ccctgACCCGCAGGCCCGACATCCATATCTTGGGGCCCCTGGAGTCCGGTCGACCCAGAAATCTGACgtgctctgtgccctgggcctGTGAGCAGGGCACACCCCCCATCTTCTCCTGGACATCAGCTGCCTTCACCTCCCTCGGCCCCAGGACCCTCTTCTCCTCGGTGCTCACCCTCACCCCACGGCCCCAGGACCACAGCACCAACCTCACCTGTCAGGTGAAGTTCCCTGCAGCTGGTGTGACTGTGGAAACAACCATCCAGCTCAACGTTACCT GGATGTTGAGGCTGCTACATCCTTCTGTCCCAGATGCTCCACAGAACATGGCCATCAGCATCTCCCAAGGAAACAGCACAG ccctcatgATCCTGCAAAATGCCTCGAATCTTCCCATCCTGGAGGGCCAGGCTGTGCGGCTGCTCTGTGTTGCTGACAGCAACCCCCCTGCAGAGCTGAGCTGGTTCCGGGGGTCCCCAGCCCTGAACGCCACTCCCATCTCCACCAGCGCCGTCCTGGAGCTGCCTCGAACAGGGACTACGGGAGGAGACTTCACCTGCCTCGCTCGGCACGCGCTGGGCTCCCAAACTGTCTCTGTGAGCCTCTCCATGGTCT acCCCCCACAGCTGCTGGGACCCTCCTGCTCCTGGGAGGACGAGGGTCTGTACTGTGGCTGCTCATCCCGAGCCCAGCCGGCCCCCTCCCTGCGCTGGCGGCTGGGGGAGGCTCTGCTGGAGGGGAACAGCAGCAACGCCTCCTTCATCATCACCTCCAGCTCCTCCGGGCCCTGGGCCAacagctccctgagcctcagctgggGGCTCAGCTCCGGCCTCAGACTCAGCTGTGAGGCCTCGAATGTCCACGGGGCCCAGAGCATGACTGTCCTGCTGCTGCCAG GTAAACCAGAACCCAGGGCCGAGGGGGTCCGAGGAGCAGTCGGGGGAGCTGGCATCATGGccctgctttctctctgcctttttctcaTCTTCAG AGTGAAGACCTGCAGGAAGAAGGCAGCTCAGCCAGTGGAGAGCATGGACGAGGTGAGCCCAGTTGAGAGCTCATGCTCTGGGGTGAGTGATGGGACACGAGCTCCATTTAACAATATCCCTGGTGGATGCCCCTCAGGAAGGGCCCTTAGGTATTTCCATATTTACATCCAACACTCCTGGAGTTCCACGTGTGGTCATTTTAAATTACTGTCCAACTGCTCTGATGGCTCTGCTTCTGGCGAGATAAGTATGTAG